A portion of the Nitratidesulfovibrio termitidis HI1 genome contains these proteins:
- a CDS encoding lysophospholipid acyltransferase family protein — MDMLRPRTPADAAPLHHIMDTPSATRPLPVSTPVAVPSRADAVTPHSVHSRSLVPAAARRIPAPLRIPLLHLLGVGRIDALYRGMPQGGTPLDFARLALDVLGVSVRAEAEGFGGVPATGPLIMVANHPFGALEGLVLAQALLPVRPDLRFLANYMLAAVPELRELIFSVDPFGGDGAQRRNMAGLRQAIRHVAEGGALVVFPSGTVSHLQPSRREITDPTWQSTVGRLVRRTGADALPLYFHGRNSMLFNLMGLLHPAARTALLPKELLRKRNTTVTLSVGRPVAAATLNELPDDEARTAYLRMRCYALKPKPRRVLSLPLPMLKKGGGVPGATEAATASDGPVAAVGQSARRMRPIAAARPLELLEAELAAIPPTDVLLREGPWTIVETAADRSPELIREIGRLREVTFRAVGEGSGAPLDLDAFDATYRHLILWHEGDRALAGAYRLGEVDALLTAQGQRGLYSSSLFRFRPEFFGGAPALELGRAFVSADYQRDYAPLLLLWKGIGQFILKRPGVRRLFGPVSVSLDYTPYSLNAIMDYLTRHHGCPATARLVRGRAAPSLRQPGCLRRIEPEGLDWNALCALVRDMEGGRTIPILFKHYLKLGGRIATFHVDRAFGSLDAFLIIDLLESPPRMLQRFMGAEGLECYYAQTPRDAGEGGAGDALADAAVAGRG, encoded by the coding sequence ATGGACATGCTCCGCCCCCGCACCCCCGCCGATGCCGCCCCTCTTCATCATATAATGGATACGCCGTCGGCCACGAGGCCGCTGCCGGTTTCCACGCCAGTCGCCGTCCCGTCCCGCGCGGATGCGGTCACGCCGCATTCCGTGCATTCCCGCTCGCTGGTGCCCGCCGCGGCCCGGCGCATCCCCGCGCCGCTGCGCATCCCGCTGCTGCACCTGCTGGGCGTGGGCCGCATCGACGCGCTGTACCGGGGCATGCCGCAGGGCGGAACGCCGCTGGACTTCGCCCGTCTGGCCCTGGACGTGCTGGGCGTGTCCGTGCGGGCAGAGGCCGAGGGTTTCGGGGGGGTGCCCGCCACCGGTCCCCTGATCATGGTGGCCAATCATCCCTTCGGTGCGCTGGAGGGACTGGTGCTGGCGCAAGCCCTGCTGCCGGTGCGGCCCGACCTGCGCTTTCTGGCCAACTACATGCTGGCGGCGGTGCCGGAACTGCGCGAGCTGATCTTTTCCGTGGATCCCTTCGGCGGTGACGGCGCGCAGCGTCGCAACATGGCGGGCCTGCGCCAGGCCATCCGCCACGTGGCCGAGGGCGGCGCGCTGGTGGTGTTTCCCTCGGGCACGGTGTCGCACCTGCAACCCTCGCGGCGCGAGATCACCGACCCCACGTGGCAGTCCACGGTGGGCCGGCTGGTGCGCCGCACCGGGGCCGACGCCCTGCCCCTGTACTTTCACGGGCGCAATTCCATGCTTTTCAACCTGATGGGGCTGCTGCACCCCGCGGCGCGCACGGCCCTGCTGCCCAAGGAACTGCTGCGCAAGCGCAACACCACGGTCACCCTCAGCGTGGGGCGGCCCGTGGCCGCCGCCACCCTGAACGAACTGCCCGACGACGAGGCGCGCACCGCCTACCTGCGCATGCGCTGCTATGCCCTGAAGCCCAAGCCGCGGCGGGTGCTGTCCCTGCCGTTGCCGATGCTGAAGAAGGGGGGAGGCGTGCCTGGCGCCACGGAGGCCGCCACCGCGTCCGATGGCCCCGTCGCTGCGGTCGGCCAGTCGGCGCGGCGCATGCGGCCCATCGCCGCCGCCCGTCCGCTGGAACTGCTGGAGGCGGAACTGGCCGCCATACCGCCCACCGACGTGCTGCTGCGCGAGGGACCGTGGACCATCGTGGAGACTGCGGCGGACCGCTCGCCTGAATTGATCCGCGAGATCGGCCGCCTGCGCGAGGTGACCTTTCGCGCGGTGGGCGAGGGCAGCGGCGCGCCGCTGGATCTCGACGCCTTTGACGCCACCTATCGGCATCTGATCCTGTGGCACGAGGGCGACCGCGCCCTGGCCGGGGCCTACCGCCTGGGCGAGGTGGACGCACTGCTCACCGCCCAGGGGCAGCGCGGGCTGTATTCCTCGTCGCTGTTCCGGTTCCGCCCGGAATTTTTCGGCGGCGCGCCCGCGCTGGAACTGGGCCGAGCCTTCGTGTCGGCGGACTATCAGCGCGACTATGCCCCCCTGCTGCTGTTGTGGAAGGGCATCGGCCAGTTCATCCTCAAGCGCCCCGGCGTGCGCCGCCTGTTCGGCCCGGTAAGCGTGAGCCTGGACTATACCCCGTATTCGCTGAACGCCATCATGGACTACCTGACCCGCCACCACGGCTGCCCCGCCACGGCCCGTCTGGTGCGGGGCCGCGCCGCGCCCTCGCTGCGCCAGCCCGGCTGCCTGCGGCGCATCGAGCCGGAAGGCCTGGACTGGAACGCGCTGTGCGCCCTGGTGCGCGACATGGAAGGCGGGCGCACCATCCCCATCCTGTTCAAGCACTACCTGAAGCTGGGCGGGCGCATCGCCACCTTTCACGTGGACCGCGCCTTCGGCTCGCTGGATGCCTTTCTGATCATCGACCTGCTGGAATCGCCGCCCCGCATGCTGCAACGGTTCATGGGCGCGGAAGGGCTGGAATGCTACTACGCCCAGACCCCGCGCGATGCCGGAGAGGGCGGGGCCGGGGATGCGTTGGCGGATGCCGCCGTGGCGGGCAGGGGGTAA
- a CDS encoding fructose bisphosphate aldolase, whose amino-acid sequence MNEQQFDRIRNGKGFIAALDQSGGSTPKALRLYGIGEDRYASDAEMLALVHAMRTRIMRSPSFGAQWILGAILFEDTLYRAVDGSPTADYLWEKKGVAPFLKVDKGLAEPRDGVQLMRPIGNLEALLREAAARNVFGTKMRSVIKEADERGIADVVEQQFDVAGTIMAHGLVPIIEPEVDIHSPVQHECEVILLREVRRQLARLPSEARVMFKFSLPARDDFYRELMDDPHVVRIVALSGGYSRDEANARLARNHGLIASFSRALTEGLDDRQSDAEFDAALAHAVRSIHEASLT is encoded by the coding sequence GTGAACGAGCAGCAGTTCGACCGCATCCGAAACGGCAAGGGATTCATCGCGGCCCTGGACCAGAGTGGGGGCAGCACCCCCAAGGCCCTGCGCCTGTATGGCATCGGCGAGGATCGCTATGCCTCGGACGCCGAGATGCTGGCCCTCGTGCACGCCATGCGCACGCGCATCATGCGCAGCCCGTCCTTCGGCGCGCAGTGGATACTGGGGGCCATCCTGTTCGAGGATACCCTGTACCGAGCCGTGGATGGTTCGCCCACTGCCGACTACCTGTGGGAAAAGAAGGGAGTGGCGCCGTTCCTCAAGGTGGACAAGGGACTGGCGGAGCCGCGCGACGGCGTGCAGTTGATGCGGCCCATCGGCAACCTGGAGGCTCTGCTGCGCGAGGCCGCGGCCCGCAACGTGTTCGGCACCAAGATGCGCTCGGTGATCAAGGAAGCCGACGAGCGCGGCATCGCCGACGTGGTGGAGCAGCAGTTCGACGTGGCCGGAACGATCATGGCGCACGGGCTGGTGCCGATCATCGAGCCCGAGGTGGACATTCACAGCCCGGTGCAGCATGAATGCGAAGTGATCCTGCTGCGCGAGGTGCGGCGGCAACTGGCAAGGCTGCCTTCCGAGGCCAGGGTGATGTTCAAGTTTTCCCTGCCCGCCCGGGACGACTTTTACCGGGAACTCATGGACGACCCGCACGTGGTGCGCATCGTGGCCCTGTCGGGCGGGTACAGCCGGGACGAGGCCAACGCCCGGCTGGCGCGCAACCACGGCCTCATCGCCAGTTTTTCGCGGGCGCTGACCGAAGGGCTGGACGACCGGCAGAGCGATGCGGAATTCGACGCGGCGCTGGCACATGCCGTACGGTCCATCCACGAGGCGTCCCTTACGTAA
- a CDS encoding DUF523 domain-containing protein codes for MIYVVSACLAGVACRFDGEANPREGVIELVRQGLALPVCPEQLGGLSTPRPPCELRDGRVLCREADGALSDATDAFVKGAEEGVRLALLAGCTEAILKARSPSCGCGRIYDGTFSRTLMAGDGLFAAALRKAGITVRCDE; via the coding sequence ATGATCTATGTGGTCAGCGCCTGTCTTGCGGGCGTTGCCTGCCGCTTCGACGGAGAGGCCAACCCCCGCGAAGGGGTCATCGAACTGGTGCGGCAGGGGCTGGCCCTGCCGGTCTGTCCCGAACAGCTGGGCGGTTTGTCCACGCCGCGTCCGCCGTGCGAACTGCGCGACGGCAGGGTGCTGTGCCGCGAGGCCGACGGCGCCCTGTCCGATGCCACGGACGCCTTTGTCAAAGGAGCCGAGGAAGGCGTGCGCCTGGCCCTGCTGGCGGGCTGCACCGAGGCCATCCTGAAGGCGCGCTCGCCCTCGTGCGGGTGCGGGCGCATCTATGACGGCACCTTTTCCCGTACGCTGATGGCGGGTGACGGCCTGTTCGCCGCTGCCCTGCGCAAGGCGGGCATTACGGTACGCTGCGACGAATAG
- a CDS encoding DsbA family protein, with protein MLRTLSIALLLALALAATAVVPAPAQAASNEELKAALRDLLKENPELIMQVLRDNSETVLEIAQQGSNVRRKKALLAQWQVDQTQPKKANLEGRPMRGPANAPVTIVAYSDFTCPYCQQAAGTMELLLANYKDKVRYVFKHMPLDSHDNARLAAEYHVAAGMQDGKKAWAFYETVFRDREKLVAEGEPFLKKAAAEAGLDMKRLAQDIKGKKVKESIEEDMAEARALNVQGTPYFLVNDLVIRGSLPLDLFSDAVDMALEAAAKAKK; from the coding sequence ATGCTTCGCACCCTGTCCATTGCCCTGCTGCTGGCGCTTGCCCTTGCCGCCACCGCTGTGGTTCCCGCGCCCGCGCAGGCCGCCTCCAACGAGGAACTGAAGGCCGCCCTGCGCGACCTGCTGAAGGAAAACCCCGAACTGATCATGCAGGTGTTGCGCGACAACAGCGAAACCGTGCTGGAAATCGCCCAGCAGGGCTCCAACGTGCGCCGCAAGAAGGCGCTGCTCGCCCAGTGGCAGGTGGACCAGACCCAGCCCAAGAAGGCCAACCTGGAAGGCCGCCCCATGCGCGGCCCGGCCAACGCGCCGGTCACCATCGTGGCCTACTCCGACTTCACCTGTCCCTACTGCCAGCAGGCCGCCGGCACCATGGAACTGCTGCTGGCCAACTACAAGGACAAGGTGCGCTACGTCTTCAAGCACATGCCGCTGGACAGCCACGACAACGCGCGTCTCGCCGCCGAGTACCACGTGGCCGCGGGCATGCAGGACGGCAAAAAAGCATGGGCGTTCTACGAAACCGTGTTCCGCGACCGCGAAAAGCTGGTGGCCGAGGGCGAACCCTTCCTCAAGAAGGCCGCTGCCGAGGCGGGGCTGGACATGAAGCGCCTGGCCCAGGACATCAAGGGCAAGAAGGTCAAGGAATCCATAGAGGAAGACATGGCCGAGGCCCGCGCGCTGAACGTGCAGGGCACCCCGTATTTTCTGGTCAACGACCTGGTCATTCGCGGTTCGCTGCCGCTGGACCTGTTCTCCGACGCCGTGGACATGGCGCTGGAGGCGGCGGCAAAAGCCAAGAAGTAG
- a CDS encoding AzlD domain-containing protein has protein sequence MTTTFFLMLCGMLAVTYIPRAVPLQLLSQRELNPVITRWLSFVPPAVLAALLAPDLIMKQGAVHVAADNLYLLAAVPATLLAWRTGSFFGTIAVGMAAVACARFFGMA, from the coding sequence ATGACCACCACCTTCTTCCTGATGCTGTGCGGCATGCTTGCCGTCACCTACATCCCCCGCGCCGTGCCCCTGCAACTGCTGTCGCAGCGCGAGCTGAACCCCGTCATCACCCGCTGGCTGTCCTTTGTGCCGCCTGCGGTGCTGGCCGCCCTGCTGGCCCCGGACCTGATCATGAAGCAGGGCGCGGTGCACGTGGCCGCCGACAACCTGTACCTGCTGGCCGCCGTGCCCGCCACGCTGCTGGCGTGGCGCACGGGCAGCTTCTTCGGCACCATTGCCGTGGGCATGGCCGCCGTGGCGTGCGCCCGGTTTTTCGGCATGGCCTAG
- a CDS encoding AzlC family ABC transporter permease, translated as MDTASSPGKGHSPSSPPVGGITPAPRMAAVLSGMRQALPIVLGYVPVAFAFGVLARKTGIPASGAVCMSLMVFAGSAQLISVSLLAGGASPATVVLTTFVVNLRHLLMSAALAPALRRWPRALQALFAFQLTDETFALHVSRLPSAPGDARPEPPRAETLALNMTAQSAWVIGTIIGVFGSELVADVRPLGLDYALPAMFIALLLPYCRKARRFALAAVLAGVLSVLLALAGAGQWNVIIATVCSATLCTLLPARAGAAQHAAQHAASATGATGATGATGERGTVVAPDAMDDLAGLGEPGRAPTL; from the coding sequence ATGGATACCGCTTCGTCGCCCGGCAAGGGACACTCGCCGTCATCACCCCCTGTCGGGGGCATCACCCCCGCGCCCCGCATGGCCGCCGTGCTGTCCGGCATGCGCCAGGCCCTGCCCATCGTGCTTGGCTACGTGCCGGTGGCCTTCGCCTTTGGCGTGCTGGCCCGCAAGACCGGCATCCCCGCATCCGGCGCAGTGTGCATGTCGCTGATGGTATTCGCCGGGTCCGCCCAGCTCATTTCGGTCAGCCTGCTGGCGGGCGGGGCATCCCCGGCCACGGTGGTGCTGACCACCTTCGTGGTCAACCTGCGCCACCTGCTCATGTCCGCCGCGCTGGCCCCGGCCCTGCGCCGCTGGCCGCGCGCGCTGCAAGCCTTGTTCGCCTTCCAGCTTACGGACGAAACCTTTGCCCTGCACGTCAGCCGCCTGCCCTCGGCCCCCGGCGATGCGCGCCCCGAACCGCCCCGCGCCGAAACCCTGGCCCTGAACATGACCGCGCAGTCCGCGTGGGTCATCGGCACCATCATCGGCGTGTTCGGCAGCGAACTGGTGGCAGACGTGCGCCCGCTGGGGCTGGACTACGCCCTGCCCGCCATGTTCATCGCCCTGCTGCTGCCATACTGCCGCAAGGCCCGGCGCTTTGCGCTGGCCGCCGTGCTGGCCGGGGTGCTGTCCGTGCTGCTGGCGCTGGCCGGGGCCGGGCAGTGGAACGTGATCATCGCCACGGTATGCTCGGCCACCCTGTGCACCCTGCTGCCCGCGCGGGCAGGTGCCGCGCAGCACGCCGCGCAGCACGCCGCCAGCGCGACTGGCGCGACTGGCGCGACTGGCGCGACTGGTGAGCGGGGCACTGTCGTCGCCCCCGATGCCATGGATGATCTTGCGGGCCTCGGCGAGCCGGGCCGCGCCCCCACCCTGTAG
- a CDS encoding PLP-dependent aminotransferase family protein, with protein sequence MPPRPLAASAHGIDLVPLVAEDAGFDASAADSAAFHYHRVERHVADMIQSGRFRPGDRLPSLRGLATSMGLSIATVGHAYLELERKGIIEARPRSGYFVRQGMRGLPVPQARPAPPTGPREVNRARLISTVLEAVGNRDLVPFGVLCPDETLLPGRALGRILSEVMRSRAGEAAAYATIPGDLELRRQIAWRHRECGVGAGPDDILITNGAVEALYIALRCLTRPGDIVMIQSPTYYCFLQLIESLGLRAIEVPSTPEAGVDPRDVRHILDRHRVAACAFSPNFNNPDGSLTPDDAKREILAMLAERGIHLIEDDVSTDLHYGPSRPSTFLQWDVHGLVTLCSSFSKTVAPGFRMGWMVTGRIGERAREIKATTNVCGATLTQFAMAEYLRQGLFERQLRRLRTAFSRQMQAMRMHLADCFPPGTGVTRPEGGGVLWVELPPGTDGVELFFRARQAGISVAPGAVFSTQEKFANYLRLGCNGLWNERMAEGLRTLGRLAGECRTGTGAE encoded by the coding sequence ATGCCCCCCCGCCCCTTAGCCGCGTCAGCCCACGGTATCGATCTGGTCCCCCTTGTCGCTGAGGACGCCGGTTTCGATGCATCCGCCGCCGACTCCGCCGCCTTCCACTACCACCGCGTTGAGCGGCATGTGGCGGACATGATCCAGTCCGGCAGGTTCCGCCCCGGCGACCGGCTGCCCTCGCTGCGCGGGCTGGCCACCTCCATGGGGCTGTCCATCGCCACCGTGGGCCACGCCTATCTGGAACTGGAGCGCAAGGGCATCATCGAGGCGCGGCCCCGGTCCGGCTATTTCGTGCGCCAGGGCATGCGCGGCCTGCCCGTGCCGCAGGCCCGCCCGGCCCCGCCCACCGGCCCGCGCGAGGTGAACCGCGCCCGGCTCATCTCCACCGTGCTTGAAGCCGTGGGCAACCGCGATCTGGTGCCCTTTGGCGTGCTGTGCCCGGACGAAACGCTGCTGCCGGGCCGGGCGCTGGGGCGCATATTGTCCGAGGTGATGCGTTCGCGCGCGGGCGAGGCCGCCGCCTACGCCACCATTCCCGGCGACCTGGAACTGCGCCGCCAGATTGCCTGGCGGCACCGCGAATGCGGCGTGGGCGCGGGGCCGGACGACATCCTGATTACCAACGGCGCGGTGGAGGCGCTGTACATCGCCCTGCGCTGTCTGACCCGGCCCGGCGACATCGTGATGATCCAGTCGCCCACCTACTACTGTTTCCTGCAACTCATCGAATCGCTGGGGCTGCGGGCCATCGAGGTGCCCAGCACGCCGGAGGCGGGCGTGGACCCGCGCGACGTGCGGCACATTCTGGACCGGCACCGGGTGGCGGCGTGCGCCTTTTCGCCCAACTTCAACAATCCGGACGGCAGCCTGACCCCGGACGACGCCAAGCGCGAGATACTGGCCATGCTGGCCGAGCGGGGCATCCATCTCATAGAAGATGACGTGTCCACGGACCTGCACTACGGCCCCTCGCGCCCGTCCACCTTTCTGCAATGGGACGTGCACGGACTGGTCACGCTGTGCTCGTCGTTCTCCAAGACCGTGGCGCCGGGCTTTCGCATGGGCTGGATGGTCACCGGGCGCATCGGCGAGCGCGCGCGGGAGATAAAGGCCACCACCAACGTCTGCGGGGCCACCCTGACCCAGTTCGCCATGGCCGAATACCTGCGCCAGGGGCTGTTCGAACGGCAACTGCGCCGTCTGCGCACGGCCTTTTCGCGCCAGATGCAGGCCATGCGCATGCACTTGGCCGACTGCTTTCCGCCCGGCACCGGGGTGACCCGGCCCGAAGGCGGTGGGGTGCTGTGGGTGGAACTGCCGCCCGGCACCGACGGTGTGGAGCTGTTCTTTCGCGCGCGGCAGGCGGGCATATCCGTTGCGCCGGGGGCCGTGTTCAGCACGCAGGAAAAGTTCGCCAACTACCTGCGCCTTGGCTGCAACGGCCTGTGGAACGAGCGCATGGCCGAAGGGCTGCGTACCCTGGGGCGGCTGGCCGGGGAGTGCCGGACGGGAACGGGGGCGGAGTAG
- a CDS encoding hydantoinase/oxoprolinase family protein has translation MTSQADTFAASNAADQPDQSAQPTRPIRYVMGVDTGGTCTDAVLVDAATRRVVASAKRPTTHHDLGRGMAGAMAAALAASGLPASAVDLVSVSTTLATNAVVEGQGAEVGLFIIGYAGRITVPCASMDAIPGGHKLDGSEEEPLALNRLVDAIRLMQNRVDAYAVCGMMSFVNPAHELVAERAIGMVDPKPVFCSHLASSRAGMKERAATAVLNARLLPVMRRFLDGVRTALAGLGIAAPVVVVRGDATAMPMDAALRNASATVASGPAAMAGYGAAHAAGRLPSENEDAGNAGDMAAHAKAAGTAPDASPSATAGSAAPPPPDALIVDVGGTTTDVTLLRRGRPVIQADGMVVGDWETHVEAVEMFTVGVGGDSLVRPDADGTLSVGPLRVVPLCMAGPLPDPAEWLRAGGQARCICPVRREDACDEKAGPAPSGLSALSGPSGPSPQSADAAERAVLDHLNAHGPTPAGDLLRALRLPESTLERAIDRLVRQRVVQVAGFTPTDALHVLGLLDLSDVPDLPPGTGNTAAALAGARALAALLPPVAKDEGARENTGAGVVAGADTVSDVPATSPDTPPNTPPNTPQDAARAVLAAASQRIEDAVVQHVARREVGGNFAAYLAQRHRHALLRVNVALGVPMVGIGAASRHLLPAVARALSTTVTFPARYDVGNALGAALLALGEGDAAGE, from the coding sequence ATGACCAGCCAAGCCGACACCTTCGCCGCCAGCAACGCAGCCGACCAGCCTGACCAATCCGCCCAGCCCACGCGCCCCATCCGCTACGTCATGGGCGTGGACACCGGCGGCACCTGCACCGACGCCGTTCTGGTGGACGCCGCCACCCGCCGGGTGGTGGCATCGGCCAAGCGGCCCACCACCCACCACGACCTTGGCCGGGGCATGGCCGGGGCCATGGCCGCCGCGCTGGCCGCGTCCGGCCTGCCCGCCAGCGCCGTTGATCTCGTCTCCGTGTCCACCACCCTCGCCACCAACGCCGTGGTGGAAGGGCAGGGGGCCGAGGTGGGGCTGTTCATCATCGGCTACGCCGGGCGCATCACCGTGCCCTGCGCCTCCATGGATGCCATCCCCGGCGGCCACAAGCTGGACGGGTCGGAAGAGGAGCCGCTGGCCCTGAACCGGCTGGTGGACGCCATCCGCCTGATGCAGAACCGGGTGGACGCCTACGCCGTGTGCGGCATGATGAGCTTCGTGAATCCGGCCCACGAACTGGTGGCGGAACGGGCCATCGGCATGGTGGACCCCAAGCCGGTGTTCTGCTCGCACCTGGCCAGTTCGCGCGCGGGCATGAAGGAGCGCGCGGCCACGGCGGTGCTCAACGCCCGCCTGCTGCCGGTAATGCGGCGCTTTCTGGACGGGGTGCGCACCGCGCTCGCGGGTCTGGGCATTGCCGCCCCCGTGGTGGTGGTGCGTGGCGACGCCACGGCCATGCCCATGGATGCGGCCCTGCGCAACGCATCGGCCACCGTGGCCAGCGGCCCTGCCGCCATGGCCGGGTACGGTGCGGCGCATGCAGCTGGCAGGCTGCCCAGTGAAAATGAAGACGCCGGGAACGCGGGCGATATGGCAGCGCATGCCAAGGCTGCGGGCACAGCGCCGGATGCGTCGCCATCCGCAACAGCAGGCAGCGCCGCCCCGCCTCCGCCGGACGCCCTGATCGTGGACGTGGGCGGCACCACCACCGACGTCACCCTGCTGCGCCGGGGCCGCCCGGTCATCCAGGCCGACGGCATGGTGGTAGGCGACTGGGAAACCCACGTGGAAGCCGTGGAAATGTTCACCGTGGGCGTGGGCGGCGACAGCCTTGTCCGGCCGGATGCGGACGGCACGCTGTCCGTGGGGCCGCTGCGGGTGGTGCCGCTGTGCATGGCCGGTCCCCTGCCGGACCCGGCAGAGTGGCTGCGCGCCGGGGGCCAGGCGCGGTGCATCTGTCCCGTGCGCCGTGAGGATGCATGCGATGAAAAGGCGGGGCCTGCCCCGTCCGGCCTGTCCGCCCTGTCTGGCCCATCCGGCCCATCCCCCCAATCCGCTGACGCCGCCGAGCGCGCGGTATTGGACCACCTGAACGCCCATGGCCCCACCCCGGCAGGCGACCTGCTGCGCGCGCTGCGCCTGCCGGAAAGCACGCTGGAGCGGGCCATCGACAGGCTGGTGCGCCAGCGCGTGGTGCAGGTGGCCGGATTCACCCCCACCGATGCCCTGCATGTGCTGGGCCTGCTGGATCTTTCCGATGTGCCTGATCTGCCGCCCGGAACGGGCAACACCGCCGCCGCGCTGGCCGGTGCGCGGGCGCTGGCCGCACTGCTGCCGCCCGTTGCAAAGGACGAAGGGGCACGGGAGAATACCGGGGCCGGGGTTGTCGCCGGGGCAGATACCGTTTCCGATGTGCCCGCCACCTCGCCCGACACCCCGCCCAATACCCCACCCAATACCCCGCAGGACGCGGCCCGCGCCGTGCTGGCCGCCGCCAGCCAGCGCATCGAGGATGCCGTGGTCCAGCACGTGGCCCGGCGCGAGGTGGGCGGCAACTTCGCAGCGTACCTGGCCCAACGGCACCGCCATGCACTGCTGCGGGTCAACGTGGCGCTGGGGGTGCCCATGGTGGGCATTGGCGCGGCGTCGCGCCACCTGCTGCCCGCCGTCGCGCGGGCGCTGTCCACCACGGTAACCTTTCCGGCCCGCTACGACGTGGGCAACGCCCTGGGCGCGGCCCTGCTGGCGCTGGGCGAAGGGGATGCCGCCGGGGAGTGA
- a CDS encoding tRNA-binding protein, whose product MTTPAAASGLPAITWDDFEKVELRTGTIVQVEPFPEARSPAWKVWADFGPGIGVLKSSARITHLYTADDLLGRQIIGVVNFPPRQIGPFRSEFLVTGFAQADGSVVLAVPERPVENGLKLA is encoded by the coding sequence ATGACCACCCCCGCCGCCGCTTCCGGCCTGCCCGCCATCACCTGGGACGATTTCGAGAAGGTGGAACTGCGCACCGGCACCATCGTGCAGGTGGAGCCGTTTCCCGAGGCCCGCAGCCCTGCGTGGAAGGTGTGGGCCGACTTCGGGCCGGGCATCGGCGTGCTGAAGTCCAGCGCGCGCATCACCCACCTGTACACGGCGGACGACCTGCTGGGCCGCCAGATCATCGGCGTGGTGAACTTTCCGCCCCGGCAGATCGGGCCGTTCCGCTCGGAATTTCTGGTCACCGGCTTTGCGCAGGCAGACGGCAGCGTGGTGCTGGCCGTGCCGGAGCGACCTGTCGAGAATGGCCTGAAACTGGCCTGA
- a CDS encoding anaerobic nitric oxide reductase flavorubredoxin produces MQLTDRVHWVGKIDWELRTFHGQEYSTHKGSSYNAYLVRDPGGRTALIETVWGPYAREFVENLARVVDLASIDYVVANHGEPDHSGALPELMRHIPRTPVYCSANGVKSLKGQYHVDWDFRVMRTGDTLSLGSCELVFVEMPMLHWPDSMMCYLTGENVLFSNDAFGQHYASELMFADLVDECELWAEAIKYYANILTPFSPLVTKKIDEVLALGLAVDMICPSHGVIWRKDPLQIVQRYQQWAANYAEHQLTVVYDTMWNSTRRMAEAIAAGAVQADPTLTVKLFNSGLVDKNDIITQIFRSKVLAVGSPTVNRGVLTSVAGLLEEVEGLKFRGKKAAAFGSYGWSGESPKVLAERLARCGFSQVGDPAREAWNPDDEGLERCRALGRQLAEAAGE; encoded by the coding sequence ATGCAACTGACCGACCGCGTCCACTGGGTGGGCAAGATCGACTGGGAACTGCGCACCTTTCACGGGCAGGAATATTCCACCCACAAGGGCTCCAGCTACAACGCCTACCTGGTGCGCGACCCCGGTGGACGCACCGCGCTCATCGAAACGGTGTGGGGGCCATACGCGCGCGAATTCGTGGAGAATCTGGCGCGGGTGGTGGACCTTGCGTCCATCGACTACGTGGTGGCCAACCACGGCGAGCCGGACCACAGCGGCGCCCTGCCGGAACTGATGCGCCACATCCCCAGGACGCCGGTGTACTGCTCGGCCAACGGGGTAAAATCGCTGAAGGGCCAGTACCACGTGGACTGGGACTTCCGGGTGATGCGCACCGGCGACACACTGTCGCTGGGCAGCTGCGAGCTGGTGTTCGTGGAAATGCCCATGCTCCACTGGCCCGATTCCATGATGTGCTACCTGACCGGCGAGAACGTGCTGTTCAGCAATGACGCCTTCGGCCAGCACTACGCCTCGGAGCTGATGTTCGCCGACCTGGTGGACGAGTGCGAACTGTGGGCGGAAGCCATCAAGTACTACGCCAACATCCTTACCCCGTTCAGCCCGCTGGTGACGAAAAAGATCGACGAGGTGCTGGCCCTGGGCCTGGCCGTGGACATGATCTGCCCCAGCCATGGGGTGATCTGGCGCAAGGATCCGCTGCAGATCGTGCAGCGCTACCAGCAATGGGCGGCCAACTACGCCGAGCACCAGCTGACCGTGGTGTACGACACCATGTGGAATTCCACCCGGCGCATGGCCGAGGCCATCGCCGCCGGGGCCGTGCAGGCCGACCCCACGCTGACGGTGAAGCTGTTCAATTCCGGGCTGGTGGACAAGAACGACATCATCACCCAGATCTTCCGGTCCAAGGTGCTGGCCGTGGGTTCGCCCACGGTGAACCGGGGCGTGCTGACCTCTGTTGCGGGCCTGCTGGAAGAGGTGGAGGGGCTGAAGTTCCGGGGCAAGAAGGCCGCCGCCTTCGGCTCGTATGGCTGGAGCGGCGAATCGCCCAAGGTGCTGGCCGAACGGCTGGCCAGGTGCGGCTTCTCGCAGGTGGGCGACCCCGCCCGCGAGGCCTGGAACCCCGACGATGAAGGGCTGGAACGCTGCCGCGCCCTGGGCCGCCAGTTGGCCGAGGCCGCCGGGGAATAG